One genomic segment of Penaeus chinensis breed Huanghai No. 1 chromosome 13, ASM1920278v2, whole genome shotgun sequence includes these proteins:
- the LOC125031824 gene encoding cuticle protein AMP1A-like: MKLIVLACLAAVAVATPQFEDRVVALLRDDRVANEDGTFSYAVEADNGINTAVEGVVGSAGQINQAGSYTYTLADGTQAVVTFIANENGFQPQSDILPTPHPLPAHVFELLEIAERQRAAGIVFN; this comes from the exons ATGAAGCTT ATCGTTCTTGCCTGCCTTGCCGCCGTGGCTGTTGCCACTCCTCAGTTCGAGGACCGAGTGGTCGCCCTCCTTCGTGATGACCGCGTAGCCAACGAAGACGGCACCTTTTCCTATGCCGTGGAAGCCGACAACGGCATCAACACAGCCGTTGAAGGAGTCGTCGGATCAGCTGGTCAGATCAACCAGGCGGGATCTTACAC CTATACCCTTGCGGATGGCACCCAGGCTGTGGTCACCTTCATCgccaacgagaacggcttccagccccagtccgacatcctgcccactccccaccctcttcctgccCACGTCTTTGAACTGTTGGAAATCGCCGAGCGTCAGCGTGCCGCGGGCATCGTATTCAACTAA
- the LOC125031825 gene encoding cuticle protein AMP1A-like has protein sequence MKTIVLACLVAVAVAAPQLQEREVVLLRDDRIANEDGSFSYALEADNGINTAVEGAVGSAGQINQAGSYTLTLEDGTQAVVNFVANENGFQPQSDILPTPHPLPAHVFELLEIAERQRAAGIVFN, from the exons ATGAAGACT ATCGTACTTGCTTGTCTCGTCGCCGTAGCTGTTGCCGCTCCTCAGCTCCAGGAGAGGGAGGTTGTCCTTCTTCGCGACGACAGAATTGCCAACGAAGACGGCTCCTTCTCCTACGCCCTGGAAGCCGACAACGGCATCAACACAGCTGTTGAAGGAGCTGTTGGATCTGCCGGCCAGATCAATCAGGCGGGATCTTACAC CCTTACCCTTGAAGACGGAACACAGGCTGTTGTCAACTTCGTGgccaacgagaacggcttccagccccagtccgacatcctgcccactccccaccctcttcctgccCACGTCTTTGAACTGTTGGAAATCGCCGAGCGTCAGCGTGCCGCGGGCATCGTATTCAACTAA
- the LOC125031826 gene encoding cuticle protein AMP1B-like, whose protein sequence is MKTIVLACLVAVAVAAPQLQEREVVLLRDDRIANEDGSFSYALEADNGINTAVEGAVGSAGQINQAGSFTLTLEDGTQAVVNFVANENGYQPQSNILPTPHPLPAHVYELLEIAERQRAEGIVFN, encoded by the exons ATGAAGACT ATCGTACTTGCTTGTCTCGTCGCCGTGGCTGTTGCCGCTCCTCAGCTCCAGGAGAGGGAGGTTGTCCTTCTTCGCGACGACCGAATTGCCAACGAAGACGGCTCCTTCTCCTACGCCCTGGAAGCCGACAACGGCATCAACACAGCCGTTGAAGGAGCTGTTGGATCTGCCGGCCAGATCAATCAGGCGGGATCTTTCAC CCTTACCCTTGAAGACGGAACACAGGCTGTTGTCAACTTCGTGGCCAACGAGAACGGCTACCAGCCCCAGTCCAACATCctgcccactccccaccctcttcctgccCACGTCTATGAGCTGTTGGAAATCGCTGAGCGTCAGCGCGCTGAAGGCATCGTATTCAACTAA
- the LOC125031890 gene encoding cuticle protein AMP1B-like, with the protein MKLIVLACLAAVAIAAPQLQEREVLLLRDDRVANEDGTFSYALEADNGINTAVAGVVGSAGQINQEGSYTVTLEDGTQAVVNFIANENGYQPQSNILPTPHPLPAHVYELLEIAERQRAEGIVFN; encoded by the exons ATGAAGCTT ATTGTTCTTGCCTGCCTTGCCGCCGTGGCTATTGCCGCCCCTCAGCTCCAGGAGAGGGAAGTCCTTCTGCTTCGCGATGACCGCGTAGCCAACGAAGACGGCACCTTCTCCTACGCCCTGGAAGCCGACAACGGCATCAACACAGCCGTTGCTGGAGTTGTTGGATCTGCCGGTCAGATCAACCAGGAAGGATCTTACAC tgtcacccttgaggACGGCACCCAGGCTGTTGTCAACTTCATCGCCAACGAGAACGGCTACCAGCCCCAGTCCAACATCctgcccactccccaccctcttcctgccCACGTCTATGAGCTCTTGGAAATTGCTGAGCGTCAGCGCGCTGAGGGCATTGTGTTCAACTAA